A single genomic interval of Mucilaginibacter robiniae harbors:
- a CDS encoding HNH endonuclease domain-containing protein: MELPYDEDLPVHLLAGCFNNTSATYKFYWFLAVLGRVELGEVRIAKRDLFAEMVAHAWYTVNYFKVSFGKQDKLQEAILSIKALEALTIDVDRGYIFKQLSSSANKATLKELRYFNGEVPHRFLSPWFRAADTQATYTASQRFENKCLYALYADQIEINPIWVDYLKRHAGNLRQFCYWNLAVYLQAKNPNVPDIPNKLIKLPVRKALTEQRKFWDIVVGELGSVGCIYTNKKLIVGDYAVEHFLPYAFVSHDLMWNLIPADRSFNSTKSDKLPPLERYFEPYFELQRSALEIIQHKAPKHKFLEDYLTIVPDVSLFEQQRVFEQIQPMATIARNNGFELLG, translated from the coding sequence ATGGAGTTGCCTTATGACGAAGATTTACCGGTGCATTTGTTGGCGGGGTGTTTTAATAATACTTCGGCGACGTATAAGTTTTATTGGTTTTTGGCGGTGTTGGGCCGGGTGGAATTGGGTGAGGTCAGAATTGCTAAACGGGATCTTTTTGCTGAAATGGTGGCGCATGCTTGGTATACGGTGAACTATTTTAAGGTTTCGTTTGGGAAGCAGGATAAGTTGCAAGAGGCTATACTATCTATCAAAGCTTTAGAGGCTTTAACAATTGATGTTGACCGAGGCTATATTTTCAAGCAACTATCCAGTTCTGCAAATAAGGCGACGTTAAAAGAGCTGCGTTATTTTAATGGGGAGGTGCCGCATCGTTTTTTGAGTCCTTGGTTTAGGGCGGCAGATACCCAGGCAACCTATACGGCTTCGCAACGGTTTGAGAACAAGTGTTTGTATGCGCTTTATGCCGATCAGATTGAGATCAATCCGATATGGGTCGATTATTTGAAGCGTCATGCTGGCAATTTGCGGCAGTTTTGTTATTGGAACCTAGCGGTCTATTTGCAGGCTAAGAATCCGAATGTGCCGGACATTCCGAATAAGCTGATCAAGCTGCCGGTTCGTAAGGCGCTGACGGAACAGCGTAAGTTTTGGGATATTGTTGTGGGCGAATTGGGTAGTGTGGGCTGTATTTATACCAATAAGAAGTTGATTGTTGGGGACTATGCAGTCGAGCATTTCCTGCCCTACGCTTTCGTTTCGCATGACCTGATGTGGAACCTGATACCTGCTGACCGATCATTTAATAGCACAAAAAGTGATAAGCTCCCGCCACTAGAGCGTTATTTTGAGCCATACTTTGAATTGCAACGGTCTGCTTTAGAAATTATACAGCATAAAGCACCCAAGCATAAATTTTTAGAAGACTATCTGACCATCGTGCCGGATGTATCACTATTCGAGCAACAAAGAGTTTTTGAGCAAATACAGCCGATGGCAACGATCGCACGGAATAATGGGTTTGAACTCTTGGGTTGA
- the hxsD gene encoding His-Xaa-Ser system protein HxsD produces MKVQNYIANGRIVVFADEKLFSKEAVFKCLYWYGDRFHTEVSLTDGYYQIQLTPVGEMPAEELKLFLQKLERDLVDFNLRDIVTRETQNVRDLLIAKAFSHGELDEEPPGEISDPVGFSVYE; encoded by the coding sequence ATGAAGGTGCAGAACTACATTGCAAATGGCCGTATCGTCGTATTTGCAGATGAAAAGTTGTTTTCGAAAGAGGCGGTTTTTAAGTGCCTGTACTGGTATGGCGACCGCTTTCATACGGAAGTTTCCTTAACCGATGGCTATTATCAGATTCAACTCACCCCAGTAGGCGAAATGCCTGCGGAAGAACTTAAACTTTTTTTGCAAAAGCTAGAGCGGGACCTGGTGGATTTTAATTTGCGGGACATCGTGACAAGAGAGACGCAAAATGTACGGGACCTATTGATCGCAAAGGCTTTCTCACATGGCGAACTGGACGAGGAGCCGCCCGGTGAGATCAGTGATCCAGTTGGTTTTTCCGTTTATGAATGA
- a CDS encoding class I SAM-dependent methyltransferase → MNDDKAVSPFVKRVIKAYHVQHDFAQDKCLDAPSGSGRNTFFLAQYFREVLAVDIDESALHMIAQSGEVTNVRLQTVDLKAPLDVEIASFKFVCIVHFFNVTFLRSLLKAMHTGAFLLIETPACHGENFRTLPTDGEIKELFRETELLVYDFKRCKHSANNEDRGAVKAFLKI, encoded by the coding sequence ATGAATGATGATAAGGCTGTTTCGCCTTTCGTCAAACGGGTCATCAAGGCTTATCATGTCCAGCATGATTTTGCGCAAGATAAGTGTCTGGATGCACCCAGCGGCAGCGGCCGGAACACCTTTTTTCTGGCGCAATATTTTCGGGAGGTGCTGGCAGTCGATATTGATGAATCTGCGCTGCATATGATAGCACAGTCCGGGGAAGTTACCAATGTCAGGTTGCAAACTGTGGACCTGAAGGCACCTCTAGATGTTGAGATTGCTTCGTTCAAGTTCGTTTGTATTGTTCATTTTTTTAATGTTACATTTTTGAGATCCCTCTTGAAAGCGATGCATACAGGCGCTTTTTTGCTAATCGAAACGCCGGCCTGTCACGGTGAGAATTTTAGAACCTTGCCTACAGACGGAGAAATAAAGGAGTTGTTCAGGGAGACTGAGCTTTTGGTATATGATTTTAAACGCTGTAAGCATTCGGCTAATAATGAAGACCGGGGTGCGGTAAAAGCTTTCTTGAAAATATAG
- the hxsB gene encoding His-Xaa-Ser system radical SAM maturase HxsB has protein sequence MVETLIQRNTRKFKAPDFYAGSGNVYFLLPFRFHRLNDRKEVLVNEVGDHLVVPTGTAARIVQRKLRREDEAELYGDLIAGFFIAEQQLPPLIDVLATRYRTKKSFLDQFTSLHLFVITLRCEHTCHYCQVSRVTSNKDEFDMRYEHINKGIDLMLRSPGEYLTMEFQGGEALLAFDKIVYAIERTKPLALEKGKQMTYVICTNLAVLDEDVLAYCQANNVLLSTSLDGPGFIHNQNRRRPGNNSYELTIKGIEMARQWLGPGNLSALMTTTNLSLDHPLAIVDEYFQQGFRSIFLRPISPYGFALKNEKKNKYEIERFITFYKTALQHILNYNRDGEFFREEYATIILKKILTPFPVGYVDLNSPAGSITNAILFNYDGAVYASDESRMLAESGDYTFRLGHLDTHDYEAVFYGEKAQELADVMVNEALPGCSECAFQSYCGADPVHNHATQGSVWGYRPTSTFCQKNMELIRYLIELMDSDPQVKQIFEGWVSQRRAS, from the coding sequence ATGGTTGAAACCTTAATACAGCGTAACACTCGCAAATTCAAAGCTCCGGATTTTTATGCCGGATCAGGTAATGTATATTTTTTACTGCCTTTTCGTTTCCACCGGCTAAATGACCGGAAAGAAGTATTGGTCAACGAAGTAGGCGATCATTTGGTCGTACCCACTGGGACGGCGGCACGAATCGTTCAGCGGAAGTTACGGCGTGAGGACGAGGCAGAACTGTACGGTGACCTGATCGCCGGTTTCTTTATTGCCGAACAACAGCTACCGCCATTAATCGATGTGCTTGCTACACGTTATCGTACCAAAAAGTCTTTTTTGGACCAATTCACCAGCCTGCATTTGTTCGTGATCACGCTGCGCTGCGAACATACTTGCCACTATTGCCAGGTATCGCGGGTCACGAGCAATAAAGACGAATTTGATATGCGCTATGAACATATCAACAAAGGGATCGATCTCATGCTGCGGTCACCTGGAGAGTACCTGACCATGGAGTTCCAGGGCGGCGAGGCGCTGCTGGCCTTTGATAAGATCGTCTATGCCATCGAACGCACCAAGCCGTTGGCTTTAGAAAAAGGCAAGCAAATGACCTATGTGATCTGCACCAATCTGGCAGTGTTGGACGAAGATGTTCTGGCTTACTGCCAGGCTAACAACGTATTGCTGTCCACTTCACTCGATGGGCCGGGCTTCATCCATAACCAAAACCGGAGGCGCCCTGGCAACAACAGTTATGAACTGACGATAAAGGGTATAGAGATGGCCCGGCAATGGCTCGGACCGGGTAACCTGTCTGCATTGATGACGACCACAAACCTGTCCTTAGACCATCCGCTGGCCATCGTGGACGAATACTTTCAGCAAGGTTTCCGAAGTATCTTTTTGCGGCCGATTTCACCGTACGGGTTTGCCTTGAAAAATGAAAAGAAGAATAAATATGAGATCGAGCGCTTCATCACATTCTATAAGACCGCGTTACAGCATATCTTGAACTACAACCGCGACGGGGAATTTTTCCGCGAAGAATATGCGACCATCATCCTCAAAAAGATCCTGACACCGTTTCCGGTAGGTTATGTTGATCTAAATTCTCCGGCAGGTTCCATTACCAACGCTATCTTGTTTAATTATGATGGTGCTGTCTATGCCAGTGACGAAAGCCGCATGCTGGCGGAGTCAGGTGACTATACTTTTCGCTTAGGCCACCTGGACACCCATGATTATGAAGCTGTTTTTTATGGGGAGAAAGCGCAGGAACTTGCAGACGTCATGGTGAACGAAGCCTTGCCCGGCTGTTCGGAATGTGCTTTTCAATCCTATTGCGGAGCTGACCCCGTCCACAATCACGCGACGCAGGGCAGCGTTTGGGGCTATCGTCCGACAAGTACTTTTTGCCAAAAGAATATGGAACTCATCCGGTATCTGATCGAGCTGATGGACAGCGACCCTCAGGTGAAACAGATCTTTGAAGGCTGGGTCTCACAAAGGAGGGCATCATGA
- the hxsC gene encoding His-Xaa-Ser system radical SAM maturase HxsC has protein sequence MIFRAKGIPLHINELLVGIITRNPEKQGEQLIFIGDAAPYGDYLAILSCAPASYTGLPTVFNISSLDHLADGDIVSIGPDGIVRTVYRTNSFYNTILATERCNSNCLMCSQPPKDKNDIPYLFELYRRVIPLIPKDCVELTVSGGEPTLMGERFFELLELITRELPDTEVHVLTNGRSFAWDHLAERLARIDNPRLMLGIPVYADYYQVHDHIVQARGAFDQTILGLHNLARHGIRLEIRVVLHQQSIPRLTRLARYIFKNLPFAEHVTFMGLEYTGYTPHNIEQLWIDPYDYNNELTEAVEFLAGQGMHVSIYNAQLCVMPERLWPYARKSISDWKNDYLPACESCSKLDDCGGLFTWNLKKCSAYIQPLSA, from the coding sequence ATGATCTTCAGGGCTAAAGGAATTCCGCTCCATATCAATGAGCTTTTGGTGGGCATCATTACGCGTAATCCTGAAAAACAGGGCGAACAACTGATCTTTATCGGTGACGCTGCGCCGTATGGCGATTACCTGGCTATCCTGAGTTGCGCACCTGCCAGTTATACCGGCTTACCGACCGTTTTTAATATTTCGTCCTTAGACCATCTTGCAGACGGCGACATTGTTTCCATCGGACCGGATGGCATAGTCCGTACGGTTTATCGCACAAATTCGTTTTATAATACGATCCTGGCCACCGAGCGCTGTAACAGCAATTGCCTGATGTGCTCGCAACCGCCCAAAGACAAAAATGATATACCTTACCTGTTTGAACTATACCGGCGGGTCATCCCGCTGATTCCGAAAGACTGTGTCGAACTGACCGTTTCCGGCGGTGAACCGACCCTGATGGGGGAACGCTTTTTTGAACTGCTCGAGCTGATCACGCGGGAGCTCCCCGACACCGAAGTGCATGTCCTGACCAACGGGCGTTCATTTGCCTGGGACCATCTGGCGGAACGCTTGGCCCGGATCGACAACCCGCGCCTCATGCTGGGTATCCCGGTCTATGCTGACTACTACCAGGTGCACGATCATATCGTGCAGGCCCGCGGGGCCTTCGACCAGACGATATTGGGCCTGCATAATCTGGCCCGCCACGGGATACGCCTGGAGATCCGCGTGGTACTCCATCAGCAATCCATCCCGCGGCTGACCCGTTTGGCGCGGTACATCTTTAAGAACCTGCCATTCGCCGAGCATGTCACGTTCATGGGCCTGGAATATACGGGCTATACGCCACACAACATCGAACAGTTGTGGATCGATCCCTATGACTATAATAACGAACTGACCGAGGCCGTGGAGTTCCTGGCCGGTCAGGGTATGCATGTTTCTATTTATAATGCACAATTATGCGTTATGCCGGAAAGATTGTGGCCTTATGCCCGCAAATCCATTTCAGATTGGAAGAACGATTACCTGCCGGCTTGTGAAAGCTGCAGTAAACTGGATGACTGCGGCGGGCTATTCACCTGGAACCTGAAAAAATGTAGTGCCTATATTCAACCTTTAAGCGCATGA
- a CDS encoding peptidoglycan-binding domain-containing protein, with amino-acid sequence MKLQPNPKKFKALSLALASIGLLNNQRAKAVVPVHNAIEDNDAHIAVSKNRLKPKLVLKLNMAAPDDSMLMMHTSHSSHASHASHASHASSSPSYTPPDPVYRAPSPAPPVRRVYSGSSLTTIDTARVLVKGMIGDDVKHMQELLKAKGYVVPVSGYFGEQTEVAVKKFQKVMDLPQDGKAGSTTLSFLSRP; translated from the coding sequence ATGAAACTTCAACCCAACCCTAAAAAATTCAAAGCGCTATCGCTGGCCTTGGCCTCGATCGGACTGCTAAATAACCAGCGCGCTAAAGCCGTTGTTCCGGTTCATAACGCTATCGAAGATAACGATGCCCATATCGCTGTCAGTAAAAATCGCCTGAAACCGAAGCTGGTGCTCAAGTTGAACATGGCCGCCCCGGACGACAGTATGTTAATGATGCATACCTCACATTCGTCTCATGCATCCCACGCATCGCATGCTTCTCACGCCTCTTCTTCACCCAGTTATACACCGCCCGACCCGGTTTACCGCGCTCCATCGCCGGCACCACCTGTCAGACGCGTCTATTCGGGCTCCTCATTGACCACCATTGACACAGCACGTGTGCTGGTCAAAGGCATGATAGGTGATGACGTTAAACATATGCAGGAATTACTGAAAGCAAAAGGTTATGTGGTACCGGTAAGCGGCTATTTCGGCGAGCAGACCGAGGTAGCTGTCAAAAAGTTTCAGAAGGTCATGGATCTGCCACAAGACGGCAAAGCCGGCAGCACGACTTTATCATTCCTGTCACGTCCCTGA
- a CDS encoding ion transporter produces MISISPIAIAKKKRNSPYHRLKRQVHLLLDPGDGGTVWDRVVNGFIVTLILLNLLAVCLETVQSLYVSYGQWFRDFELFSVLLFSMEYLLRIWSCTTMRRYRHPVRGRLRYVTSPGMLVDLAAILPFYLPLTRLDLRSLRSLRIIRFVRFFKLARFLNASRVIRRVFASKKNELLISMLMVLTLIILAASLMYFVEHDAQPDKFSSIPETMWWSVAATCCPHCGKEIQHV; encoded by the coding sequence ATGATCAGTATTTCACCTATCGCTATCGCGAAAAAGAAGCGGAACAGTCCTTATCATCGTTTAAAGAGACAGGTGCATTTGCTGCTCGATCCTGGGGATGGTGGTACGGTTTGGGACCGGGTGGTGAATGGTTTCATTGTGACGCTGATCCTGCTGAATTTACTAGCGGTGTGCCTGGAGACGGTACAAAGTCTATATGTAAGTTATGGCCAATGGTTCCGGGATTTTGAATTGTTTTCTGTCCTACTATTCAGTATGGAATATCTGCTGCGTATCTGGTCGTGTACGACTATGCGGCGCTACCGGCATCCGGTCCGGGGAAGGTTACGCTATGTCACTTCGCCAGGGATGCTGGTGGACCTTGCAGCGATCCTACCGTTCTATTTGCCGCTGACCAGGCTGGATTTGCGGTCATTACGTTCGCTGCGGATAATCCGGTTCGTCAGATTTTTTAAACTGGCGCGTTTCCTGAATGCGTCCCGGGTCATCCGGCGGGTATTCGCATCTAAAAAGAACGAGCTGTTGATCAGCATGCTCATGGTGTTGACTTTGATCATCCTGGCGGCAAGCCTGATGTATTTTGTGGAACACGATGCGCAGCCGGATAAGTTCTCCAGTATCCCGGAAACGATGTGGTGGAGCGTGGCGGCAACCTGCTGTCCGCATTGTGGAAAGGAGATTCAGCATGTATAA
- a CDS encoding toll/interleukin-1 receptor domain-containing protein, producing the protein MLHFNGTFIGDKTVWELCRFDDSYKDDGVMITFHSPYQLSDREAINYLKTHLPEQEQRWLTFNAKKWTLNLDVFKAYFQDELIGMLKEDEPPEPRENVIFLDLSIPSKLTIDLFKGELDLVPEVSQWDVFKETKTSVNFIFTYDQLMENQPKRIFLSHKSADKPLVRAYRDILKTLSFEPWMDEDDMKAGDKLHRSIAQGFKDSCAAIFFITGNYIDEKYLATEVDYAMTEHYDKGDRFRIIVLVIAEPGETTQVPQLLQQFVYKHPKSQFEGLTEILRALPIKIEFINYTS; encoded by the coding sequence ATGCTCCATTTCAACGGCACATTTATTGGCGACAAAACGGTCTGGGAACTCTGCCGGTTCGATGATAGTTATAAAGATGACGGTGTGATGATCACTTTTCATTCCCCATACCAACTATCTGATCGTGAAGCCATCAACTACCTGAAGACCCATTTGCCGGAACAGGAGCAACGTTGGTTAACGTTTAACGCTAAGAAATGGACGCTAAATCTGGATGTTTTTAAAGCCTATTTTCAGGATGAATTGATCGGTATGCTCAAGGAGGACGAGCCGCCTGAGCCACGTGAGAATGTGATCTTTCTAGACCTGAGTATTCCAAGCAAGCTTACGATCGACCTTTTTAAAGGCGAATTGGATCTCGTTCCGGAGGTCAGTCAATGGGATGTTTTCAAAGAAACGAAGACTTCGGTCAACTTTATTTTTACCTACGACCAATTAATGGAAAACCAACCTAAACGTATTTTTTTGAGCCATAAATCGGCCGACAAACCGCTTGTAAGAGCCTATCGCGACATCCTTAAAACGTTAAGCTTTGAACCCTGGATGGACGAAGACGATATGAAAGCCGGTGACAAATTGCACCGCAGTATCGCCCAGGGATTTAAAGATTCCTGCGCAGCGATCTTCTTCATCACCGGCAATTACATCGACGAAAAGTATTTGGCGACCGAAGTTGATTATGCGATGACAGAACACTACGATAAAGGGGATCGCTTTCGAATCATTGTCCTAGTGATCGCCGAGCCGGGAGAAACCACGCAAGTGCCGCAATTGTTGCAACAATTCGTCTACAAACATCCGAAATCCCAATTTGAAGGGTTGACAGAAATCCTCCGTGCGCTCCCTATAAAAATTGAATTCATTAACTATACTTCCTAA
- a CDS encoding DUF2971 domain-containing protein has product MKWKLEFLRLLLSRDTGQAFELKAVNLPSMLYRYRSFSEHNLDNLASGHEWMSLPLDFNDVFDGCVTNVKRDIDKALRESAGDGEWGDPDDVITMLKEAFQIDDIAEIMIHGVNRNLRGKDVHICCFSERIDSSVMWAHYGVNHTRYCAAYDFSEAANAKHIFPVFYEPVISSTINPKLGDEPASDHYPLLFKDKDWSYEREWRLIYYDLLQKNANSQLLKMPPVAVLYAGGIMHRRTT; this is encoded by the coding sequence ATGAAATGGAAGCTGGAATTTTTAAGACTCTTGCTAAGCCGAGACACAGGGCAAGCTTTTGAATTGAAAGCGGTTAATTTGCCATCGATGTTGTATCGTTACCGCAGTTTTAGTGAACATAACTTGGATAACTTGGCAAGTGGCCATGAGTGGATGAGTTTGCCGTTGGATTTCAATGATGTTTTTGATGGTTGTGTCACCAATGTTAAACGTGATATCGATAAGGCGCTCCGCGAATCAGCTGGGGATGGTGAATGGGGTGACCCCGATGACGTCATAACAATGCTTAAAGAGGCTTTTCAGATTGACGATATCGCGGAGATAATGATCCATGGAGTCAATAGGAACCTTCGTGGGAAAGATGTGCATATTTGCTGTTTTTCTGAGCGGATTGACAGTAGTGTGATGTGGGCGCACTATGGTGTAAATCACACCAGGTATTGTGCAGCTTATGACTTCAGCGAGGCTGCGAACGCTAAACATATCTTCCCTGTCTTCTACGAGCCTGTCATTTCTTCCACTATTAATCCAAAATTGGGCGATGAACCGGCATCGGATCATTATCCCTTATTATTTAAGGATAAGGATTGGAGTTATGAGCGGGAGTGGCGATTGATCTATTATGACCTTTTGCAGAAAAATGCAAATTCTCAATTGCTGAAAATGCCGCCCGTGGCAGTATTGTATGCCGGGGGCATTATGCACAGGAGAACAACTTGA
- a CDS encoding 5-methylcytosine restriction system specificity protein McrC yields the protein MSEKLIYTAEHSKVSMTTEELLLLEKHGNTKLIEHIDFKAEVIHTGYFIGLDTLSPLDKPLYVGPKREAGKRLDYLKMLSVCLHHPLINVHSQDLFDIRFQQQTIRILQQDDLLTPLLIVQFLRATERVVRKSLQKGYYSRTENKTAKVKGRVLVADTIKRNHYRNNYLQTWCKYQEFGIDTAPNRILNKTLQFVQRYAQLFPADILSLGAKLRFLQPAFARVGTDVEMNEIEHYRPNPFYAEYGDAIASARLLLKRFGYQLNALQSDTYTDMPPFWIDMSKLFELYVLGQLQKVIGSQEVIFQADGKFGYLDFLRTSQGEEMIIDAKYRYLYGEKRYEIEDVRQLSAYARDRGLLAQLKLPKTEWSKMVLPCLIIYPDPEASPELERSSLLDDPIKQFESFYRQGICLPRL from the coding sequence ATGTCTGAAAAATTGATCTATACGGCTGAACATAGCAAGGTGTCCATGACCACTGAGGAATTGTTATTGCTCGAAAAACATGGCAATACCAAACTTATCGAGCATATCGACTTCAAAGCGGAAGTAATACACACCGGTTATTTTATAGGCCTGGATACATTATCACCTTTAGATAAACCCTTATATGTCGGACCTAAACGCGAGGCAGGCAAGCGGCTTGATTATTTAAAAATGCTTTCTGTCTGTCTGCACCACCCCTTGATCAATGTGCACAGCCAAGACCTGTTCGACATCCGCTTTCAGCAACAAACTATCCGCATTCTGCAACAGGATGATTTATTGACACCATTACTGATCGTTCAATTTTTGCGCGCGACCGAGCGGGTTGTTCGCAAGAGTTTACAAAAAGGTTATTACAGCCGAACGGAAAACAAGACCGCAAAAGTCAAAGGCCGGGTATTAGTGGCGGACACGATCAAGCGCAATCATTACCGCAATAATTATCTGCAAACGTGGTGTAAGTATCAGGAGTTTGGCATAGACACCGCACCGAACCGGATCTTGAATAAAACTTTGCAATTTGTTCAGCGTTATGCACAATTATTTCCCGCGGATATCCTTTCGTTAGGTGCAAAACTCCGGTTTTTACAGCCCGCATTTGCAAGAGTGGGTACGGATGTTGAGATGAATGAGATCGAACATTACCGGCCTAATCCCTTTTATGCAGAATACGGCGATGCGATCGCTTCGGCAAGGCTGTTACTAAAGCGCTTCGGCTATCAGCTCAACGCACTACAGTCAGATACTTACACCGACATGCCTCCATTCTGGATTGATATGTCCAAGCTATTTGAACTCTACGTGTTGGGGCAGCTGCAGAAAGTCATTGGCTCGCAAGAGGTCATTTTCCAAGCTGATGGGAAATTCGGTTATCTTGACTTCCTGCGCACCAGTCAGGGTGAAGAAATGATCATTGATGCCAAATACCGATACCTTTATGGCGAAAAACGGTATGAAATAGAGGACGTTCGTCAGTTAAGTGCTTATGCCAGAGACCGTGGTCTCCTGGCCCAGTTAAAGCTACCTAAAACAGAATGGTCTAAAATGGTTTTGCCTTGTCTGATCATTTATCCTGATCCGGAAGCTAGTCCTGAGCTTGAACGCAGCTCCTTACTAGATGATCCTATAAAACAATTTGAAAGTTTTTATCGTCAAGGAATTTGCTTGCCTCGACTATGA